A genomic region of Candidatus Pseudomonas phytovorans contains the following coding sequences:
- a CDS encoding DUF485 domain-containing protein translates to MTPERIESIANHPDFQHLVRRKRRLNGSLTLAMLVIYYGFVLLVAFSPSTLGQSLSGGVTTVGMLVGVLMVLVSFALTGIYVHRANNVLDPLNEKVKQECAQ, encoded by the coding sequence ATGACACCCGAACGCATAGAAAGCATCGCCAACCACCCCGACTTCCAGCACCTGGTGCGGCGTAAACGCCGCCTCAACGGCAGCCTGACCCTGGCCATGCTGGTGATCTACTACGGCTTCGTCCTGCTGGTGGCGTTCTCTCCCAGCACCCTTGGCCAGTCCCTCAGCGGCGGCGTCACTACCGTCGGCATGCTGGTCGGTGTGCTGATGGTGCTGGTGTCTTTTGCCCTGACCGGCATCTACGTGCACCGCGCCAACAATGTGCTGGACCCGCTCAATGAAAAGGTCAAGCAGGAGTGCGCACAATGA
- the paaK gene encoding phenylacetate-CoA oxygenase/reductase subunit PaaK, with the protein MSQFHSLTIKQVRNETRDAVSIAFDVPEHLQAQFRFTQGQYLVMRTQLDNEEVRRSYSICSAVQDGELRVAVKRVPGGRFSAFANDVLKAGQQLEVMPPSGSFYVPLDPARQGNYLGVAAGSGITPILSIIATTLDSEPRSRFTLLYGNRSSSGALFRNKLEDLKNRYLDRLNLIFVFSREQQDVDLYNGRIDADKCGQLFSRWLDVSGLDAAFICGPQAMTETVRDSLQANGLGKERIHFELFAAAGNETRREAREAARQVDAALSHITVISDGRALTFDLPRNTQNVLDAGNAIGAELPYSCKAGVCSTCKCRVIEGEVEMDSNHALEDYEVAAGYVLSCQTYPVSDKVVLDFDQL; encoded by the coding sequence ATGAGCCAGTTTCACAGCCTGACCATCAAGCAAGTGCGCAACGAAACCCGTGATGCGGTTTCGATCGCGTTCGACGTGCCTGAGCACCTGCAGGCGCAGTTCCGCTTCACCCAGGGCCAGTACCTGGTCATGCGTACGCAACTGGACAACGAAGAGGTCCGCCGCTCCTACTCCATCTGCAGCGCCGTGCAGGACGGAGAGCTACGTGTGGCCGTCAAACGCGTGCCCGGCGGGCGTTTCTCGGCGTTTGCCAATGATGTGCTCAAAGCCGGCCAGCAGCTGGAGGTGATGCCGCCATCCGGTAGCTTCTACGTGCCGCTGGACCCTGCCCGCCAGGGCAATTACCTGGGCGTGGCCGCCGGCAGCGGCATTACCCCGATCCTGTCGATCATTGCCACCACCCTGGACAGTGAACCGCGCAGCCGCTTCACCTTGCTGTACGGCAACCGTTCCAGCTCTGGTGCGTTGTTCCGCAACAAGCTGGAAGACCTGAAAAACCGCTACCTCGACCGCCTTAACCTGATTTTCGTGTTCAGCCGCGAGCAGCAGGACGTCGACCTGTACAACGGTCGCATCGATGCCGACAAGTGCGGCCAGTTGTTCTCGCGCTGGCTGGACGTTTCGGGCCTGGACGCGGCATTCATCTGCGGCCCCCAGGCGATGACCGAAACCGTGCGTGACAGCCTGCAGGCCAATGGCCTGGGCAAAGAGCGCATTCATTTCGAGCTGTTCGCCGCCGCCGGCAACGAAACCCGCCGCGAAGCCCGTGAGGCGGCACGCCAGGTGGATGCGGCGCTCAGCCACATTACCGTGATCAGCGACGGCCGTGCCCTCACCTTCGATTTGCCACGCAACACCCAGAACGTGCTGGACGCCGGCAATGCCATCGGCGCCGAGCTGCCCTACTCGTGCAAGGCCGGCGTGTGCTCGACCTGCAAGTGCCGGGTAATCGAGGGCGAAGTGGAAATGGACAGCAACCATGCCCTGGAAGACTACGAAGTGGCAGCTGGCTATGTGCTGTCGTGCCAGACCTACCCGGTGAGCGACAAGGTGGTGCTCGACTTCGACCAGCTCTGA
- the paaJ gene encoding phenylacetate-CoA oxygenase subunit PaaJ → MQPGELIAGDRGARAPRGGDLARAWEVLAQVMDPEVPVVSVVDLGIVRDLDWRAGHLHLVVTPTYSGCPATEVIEGDIRQALEQAGFPAPDLERRLTPAWSTDWISELGRERLRIYGIAPPQGSASKRSLFGDAPQVCCPQCGSAHTELLSQFGSTACKALYRCRECLEPFDYFKCI, encoded by the coding sequence ATGCAACCTGGTGAGCTGATTGCCGGCGACCGTGGTGCGCGGGCGCCACGCGGCGGCGACCTGGCCCGGGCCTGGGAGGTTCTGGCCCAGGTCATGGACCCGGAAGTGCCTGTGGTCAGCGTGGTCGACCTGGGGATCGTCCGTGACCTCGACTGGCGCGCCGGCCATCTGCACCTGGTGGTCACGCCGACCTACTCCGGCTGCCCGGCGACCGAGGTGATCGAGGGCGATATCCGCCAGGCGCTGGAACAGGCGGGTTTCCCCGCACCGGACCTTGAGCGCCGCTTGACCCCGGCCTGGAGCACCGACTGGATCAGCGAGCTGGGCCGCGAGCGCCTGCGCATCTACGGCATCGCCCCGCCGCAAGGCAGCGCCAGCAAGCGCAGCCTGTTCGGTGACGCGCCCCAGGTGTGCTGCCCGCAGTGCGGCAGCGCCCATACCGAATTGCTCAGCCAGTTCGGTTCCACCGCTTGCAAGGCGCTGTACCGCTGCCGTGAGTGCCTGGAACCGTTCGACTATTTCAAATGCATTTGA
- the paaC gene encoding phenylacetate-CoA oxygenase subunit PaaC: MHNEALIPYLLLLGDSALVQGQRLCEWCGHAPAIEEELALMNVGLDLVGQARNWLEYAAELIDDGRDADALAFRRDERAYRNLLLVEQPNGDFAVTMTKQFLYDAWYFAVLKGLAESSDERIAGIAAKALKEVTYHLRRSSEWVQRLGGGTEESRQRMLAAVPALWRFTVELTVASDNEVRLAEVGIAADPAAVAAAWLQQVSETFVSVDLPLPKAASHFYLDSRKGLHTEHLGLLLAEMQFLPRAYPDATW; encoded by the coding sequence ATGCACAACGAAGCCCTTATCCCTTATCTGTTGTTGCTTGGTGACAGTGCGCTGGTTCAAGGCCAGCGCCTGTGCGAATGGTGTGGCCACGCCCCGGCCATCGAAGAAGAACTGGCCTTGATGAACGTTGGCCTTGACCTGGTCGGCCAGGCGCGCAACTGGCTGGAATACGCAGCCGAGCTGATTGACGACGGCCGCGACGCCGATGCCCTGGCCTTCCGCCGCGACGAGCGGGCTTACCGCAACCTGCTGCTGGTCGAGCAACCCAACGGCGATTTCGCCGTGACCATGACCAAGCAGTTCCTTTACGACGCCTGGTACTTCGCCGTGCTGAAGGGCCTGGCCGAGTCCAGCGATGAGCGTATCGCCGGTATCGCCGCCAAGGCACTCAAGGAAGTCACCTACCACCTGCGCCGCTCCAGCGAGTGGGTGCAGCGCCTGGGCGGCGGTACGGAAGAAAGCCGCCAACGCATGCTCGCCGCTGTTCCGGCATTGTGGCGCTTCACCGTCGAACTGACCGTCGCCAGCGACAACGAAGTGCGATTGGCCGAGGTGGGTATCGCTGCTGACCCGGCCGCCGTGGCTGCTGCCTGGCTCCAACAGGTGAGCGAGACCTTCGTTTCGGTCGACCTGCCGCTGCCCAAGGCTGCCAGCCACTTCTACCTGGACAGTCGCAAAGGCCTGCACACCGAGCACCTGGGCCTGCTGCTGGCCGAGATGCAGTTCCTGCCAAGAGCTTATCCCGATGCAACCTGGTGA
- the paaB gene encoding 1,2-phenylacetyl-CoA epoxidase subunit B, producing the protein MSVWTLYEVFVRSKHGLNHKHVGSVHAADAAMAIENARELYTRRSEGVSLWVVPSALITASSPDEKDPLFAPSDDKVYRHASFYELPDEVGHM; encoded by the coding sequence ATGTCTGTCTGGACCCTCTACGAAGTGTTCGTGCGCAGCAAGCACGGCCTTAACCACAAGCATGTCGGCAGCGTGCATGCCGCCGACGCCGCCATGGCCATCGAGAATGCCCGCGAGCTGTACACCCGCCGCAGCGAGGGCGTCAGCCTGTGGGTGGTGCCTTCGGCGCTGATCACCGCCTCTTCCCCTGACGAGAAAGACCCGCTGTTCGCCCCTTCGGACGACAAGGTCTACCGCCATGCCAGCTTCTACGAGCTGCCCGATGAAGTCGGACACATGTGA
- the paaA gene encoding 1,2-phenylacetyl-CoA epoxidase subunit A, translated as MYAQLVETGVKRVKSLEEMSPEERNFQEKIDAEIKIEAKNWMPEAYRQTLIRQISQHAHSEIVGMLPEGNWVTRAPSLKRKLQLMAKIQDEAGHGLYLYSAMETLGADRDEEIGKLHSGKAKYSSIFNYPTLSWADMGAVGWLVDGAAIVNQVVLQRTSYGPYSRAMVRICKEESFHQRQGYEILLTMMRHGTQAQRDMVQDAINRLWWPSLMMFGPSDEHSPNSAQSMAWKIKRQTNDELRQRFIDQTVPQLELLGCSAPDPELKWNAERGHYDFGEIQWDEFYEVIKGNGPCNQERVATRRKAIEDGAWVREAAVAYARKQQNKNAA; from the coding sequence ATGTACGCACAGCTAGTGGAAACCGGAGTCAAGCGCGTCAAGTCGCTGGAAGAAATGTCCCCCGAGGAACGCAACTTCCAGGAAAAGATCGACGCCGAAATCAAGATCGAAGCCAAGAACTGGATGCCCGAGGCCTACCGCCAGACCCTGATCCGGCAGATCTCCCAGCACGCACACTCGGAAATCGTCGGCATGCTGCCCGAAGGCAACTGGGTCACCCGCGCCCCTAGCCTCAAGCGCAAGCTGCAGCTGATGGCCAAGATCCAGGACGAAGCCGGCCACGGCTTGTACCTGTACAGCGCCATGGAAACCCTGGGCGCCGACCGCGACGAAGAAATCGGCAAGCTGCACAGCGGCAAAGCCAAGTATTCGAGCATCTTCAACTACCCCACCCTCAGCTGGGCCGACATGGGTGCAGTGGGCTGGCTGGTTGATGGCGCCGCAATCGTCAATCAGGTGGTGCTGCAGCGCACCTCCTATGGCCCTTACTCCCGCGCGATGGTCCGTATCTGCAAGGAAGAGAGCTTCCACCAGCGCCAGGGCTACGAAATCCTCCTGACCATGATGCGTCACGGCACCCAGGCCCAGCGCGACATGGTCCAGGACGCAATCAATCGCCTGTGGTGGCCATCGCTGATGATGTTCGGCCCCAGCGACGAACACTCCCCAAACAGCGCCCAGTCCATGGCCTGGAAGATCAAGCGCCAGACCAACGACGAACTGCGCCAGCGCTTCATCGACCAGACCGTGCCGCAGCTCGAACTGCTCGGCTGCAGCGCCCCCGACCCTGAGCTGAAGTGGAACGCCGAGCGCGGCCACTACGACTTCGGCGAAATCCAGTGGGACGAGTTCTACGAAGTGATCAAGGGCAACGGCCCGTGCAACCAGGAACGTGTCGCCACCCGCCGCAAGGCTATCGAGGACGGCGCCTGGGTACGCGAGGCCGCCGTGGCCTACGCGCGCAAGCAACAGAACAAGAACGCCGCCTGA
- the paaF gene encoding phenylacetate--CoA ligase, translating into MNMYHDADRALLDPMETASVDALRQHQLERLRWSLKHAYDNVPLYRKRFAECGAHPDDLNCLEDLAKFPFTGKSDLRDNYPYGMFAVPQEEVVRLHASSGTTGKPTVVGYTQNDIDTWANVVARSIRAAGGRKGDKVHVSYGYGLFTGGLGAHYGAERLGCTVIPMSGGQTEKQVQLIRDFQPDIIMVTPSYMLNLADEIERQGIDPHGLKLRLGIFGAEPWTDELRRSIEQRLGINALDIYGLSEIMGPGVAMECIETKDGPTIWEDHFYPEIIDPATGEVLPDGQLGELVFTSLSKEALPMVRYRTRDLTRLLPGTARPMRRIGKITGRSDDMLIIRGVNVFPTQIEEQVLKIKQLSEMYEIHLYRNGNLDSVEVHVELRAECQHLDEGQRKLVVGELSKQIKTYIGISTQVHLQPCGTLKRSEGKACHVFDKRLAS; encoded by the coding sequence ATGAACATGTACCATGATGCCGACCGTGCCTTGTTGGACCCGATGGAAACTGCCAGCGTCGACGCCCTGCGCCAGCACCAGCTGGAGCGCCTGCGCTGGAGCCTGAAGCACGCCTACGACAACGTGCCGCTGTACCGCAAGCGCTTTGCCGAGTGCGGCGCCCACCCCGATGACCTCAATTGCCTGGAAGACCTGGCAAAGTTCCCCTTCACCGGCAAGAGCGACCTGCGCGACAACTACCCCTACGGCATGTTCGCCGTGCCCCAGGAAGAGGTGGTGCGCCTGCATGCCTCCAGTGGTACCACGGGCAAGCCGACGGTGGTCGGCTATACGCAGAACGACATCGACACTTGGGCCAATGTTGTCGCACGCTCGATTCGCGCTGCTGGCGGGCGCAAAGGCGACAAGGTGCATGTTTCTTACGGCTACGGGCTTTTCACTGGCGGCCTTGGCGCGCATTACGGTGCCGAACGCCTGGGCTGCACGGTCATACCGATGTCCGGCGGCCAGACCGAGAAGCAGGTGCAGCTGATTCGTGACTTCCAGCCTGACATCATCATGGTCACACCGTCGTACATGCTCAACCTGGCCGATGAGATCGAACGCCAGGGCATCGACCCGCATGGCCTCAAGCTGCGCCTGGGCATTTTCGGTGCCGAGCCATGGACCGATGAACTGCGCCGCTCGATCGAGCAGCGCCTGGGCATCAATGCCCTCGACATCTACGGCCTCTCGGAAATCATGGGCCCCGGGGTGGCAATGGAGTGCATCGAGACCAAGGACGGCCCGACCATCTGGGAAGACCACTTCTACCCCGAGATCATCGACCCGGCCACTGGCGAGGTATTGCCCGACGGCCAACTGGGCGAGCTGGTGTTTACCTCGTTAAGCAAGGAAGCGCTGCCAATGGTGCGCTACCGCACCCGCGACCTCACCCGCCTGCTGCCCGGCACCGCCAGGCCCATGCGGCGCATTGGCAAGATCACCGGGCGCAGCGACGACATGCTGATCATTCGTGGGGTCAACGTGTTCCCGACCCAGATCGAGGAACAGGTGTTAAAAATAAAACAGCTATCAGAAATGTATGAGATTCATCTGTATCGCAATGGCAACCTGGACAGCGTCGAGGTGCATGTGGAATTGCGCGCAGAGTGCCAGCACCTGGATGAAGGCCAGCGCAAGCTGGTGGTCGGAGAACTGAGCAAGCAGATCAAGACCTATATCGGCATCAGCACCCAGGTGCACCTGCAGCCCTGTGGCACGCTCAAGCGCTCCGAGGGCAAAGCTTGCCACGTGTTCGATAAACGGTTGGCCAGCTGA
- the pcaF gene encoding 3-oxoadipyl-CoA thiolase, with translation MTEPTLADALIIDAVRTPIGRYAGALSSVRADDLAAIPLKALIQRHPELDWKAVDDVILGCANQAGEDNRNVAHMASLLAGLPLEVPGTTINRLCGSGLDAIGNAARALRCGEAGLMLAGGVESMSRAPFVMGKSEQAFGRAAELFDTTIGWRFVNPLMKAAYGTDSMPETAENVAEQFGISRADQDAFALRSQHKAAAAQARGRLAGEIVPVEIPQRKGPAKVVEHDEHPRSDTTLEQLARLGTPFREGGSVTAGNASGVNDGACALLLASPAAARRHGLKARGRIVGMAVAGVEPRLMGIGPVPATRKVLELTGLSLADLDVIELNEAFAAQGLAVLRELGLADDDPRVNRNGGAIALGHPLGMSGARLVTTALHELEETAGRYALCTMCIGVGQGIAMVIERL, from the coding sequence ATGACTGAACCGACCCTCGCCGATGCATTGATCATCGACGCCGTGCGCACCCCCATTGGCCGCTATGCCGGGGCGTTGAGCAGCGTGCGTGCCGATGACCTGGCAGCCATCCCGCTCAAGGCGTTGATCCAGCGCCACCCCGAACTGGACTGGAAGGCCGTGGATGACGTCATTCTCGGCTGTGCCAACCAGGCCGGTGAAGACAACCGCAACGTGGCACACATGGCCAGCCTGCTGGCCGGGCTGCCACTTGAAGTGCCGGGGACCACGATCAACCGGCTGTGCGGCTCCGGCCTGGATGCCATCGGCAACGCGGCCCGCGCCCTGCGCTGCGGTGAAGCCGGGCTGATGCTGGCCGGCGGCGTGGAATCGATGTCGCGTGCGCCGTTTGTCATGGGTAAGTCGGAGCAGGCCTTTGGTCGCGCGGCCGAGCTTTTCGACACCACAATCGGCTGGCGTTTCGTCAACCCGCTGATGAAGGCCGCCTATGGCACCGATTCGATGCCGGAAACCGCCGAGAATGTGGCTGAACAGTTTGGCATTTCCCGTGCTGACCAGGATGCTTTTGCCCTGCGCAGCCAGCACAAGGCTGCGGCAGCTCAGGCCCGCGGCCGCCTGGCAGGGGAAATCGTGCCGGTCGAGATCCCGCAGCGCAAAGGCCCTGCCAAAGTGGTCGAGCACGACGAGCATCCGCGCAGCGATACCACGCTGGAACAACTGGCCCGCCTCGGCACGCCGTTCCGTGAAGGTGGCAGCGTCACCGCCGGCAATGCCTCCGGCGTCAACGACGGCGCCTGCGCCCTGCTGCTGGCAAGCCCCGCCGCTGCCCGCCGCCACGGCCTGAAGGCCCGTGGCCGTATCGTCGGCATGGCCGTGGCCGGGGTTGAGCCGCGGTTGATGGGGATCGGTCCGGTGCCGGCAACCCGAAAGGTACTTGAGCTCACGGGATTGTCACTGGCCGACCTCGACGTGATCGAGCTCAACGAGGCCTTCGCCGCCCAAGGCCTGGCAGTACTGCGCGAGCTGGGCCTGGCCGACGACGACCCCCGGGTCAACCGCAACGGCGGCGCCATCGCCCTCGGTCATCCGCTGGGCATGAGCGGCGCACGCCTGGTGACCACCGCACTGCACGAACTGGAGGAAACGGCCGGCCGCTATGCCCTGTGCACCATGTGCATCGGTGTTGGCCAGGGCATCGCCATGGTCATCGAACGCCTCTGA
- the paaI gene encoding hydroxyphenylacetyl-CoA thioesterase PaaI, protein MTELELAQACADAMYARDPATQGLGISLLDAGPGRASLRMPVRADMIQGHGTCHGGFLFALADSAFAFACNSYDQATVALGCSIDYLAPALRDDVLTAHASEVSRKGRTGLYDVRIDNQRGELVAMFHGKSYKVRGTVLAQETQDD, encoded by the coding sequence ATGACTGAACTCGAACTGGCACAAGCCTGTGCCGACGCCATGTATGCCCGCGACCCGGCCACCCAGGGTCTGGGCATCAGCCTGCTGGATGCCGGACCCGGCCGGGCAAGCCTGCGCATGCCGGTACGCGCCGACATGATCCAGGGCCACGGCACCTGCCATGGGGGCTTCCTGTTCGCACTGGCGGATTCGGCATTTGCCTTCGCCTGTAACAGCTACGACCAGGCCACCGTGGCGCTGGGCTGCAGCATTGACTACCTGGCCCCGGCCTTGCGCGATGACGTACTCACCGCCCACGCCAGCGAAGTAAGCCGCAAAGGCCGCACCGGCCTCTATGACGTGCGCATCGACAACCAGCGCGGTGAGTTGGTGGCGATGTTCCATGGCAAATCCTACAAAGTGCGCGGCACCGTGCTGGCGCAGGAGACGCAAGATGACTGA
- the paaC gene encoding 3-hydroxyacyl-CoA dehydrogenase PaaC, with protein sequence MGALASNVQVAVIGAGAMGAGIAQVAAQAGHPVKLYDNRPGAAAQAVAGIDRQLARLVEKGKLQAVEREMISLRLSPVDTLDALADAGLVIEAIVENLQVKQALFSQLEALCAADCVIASNTSSLSITSLATGLARPQQVVGMHFFNPAPLMALVEVVSGLATEPAVAACIYDTARAWGKQPVHTRSTPGFIVNRVARPFYAESLRLLQEGAADCASLDALLRDAGGFRMGAFELTDLIGHDVNYAVTCSVFDAFYGDFRFQPSLVQKELVDAGRLGRKTGQGFYSYADGAQRPAPAELHSPASAETCVIEGHLGVLQPLVERLRHSGIAVTLRAGSGVILVGDATLALSDGRLASQRAREDGLRNLVLLDLALNYSTASRIAISWSADTTESARDQAVALLQRAGFKVTAVADLPGLVVLRTVAMLANEAADAVLQGVGSAADIDLAMRAGVNYPCGPLAWAAHIGIAHTLRVLDNLQRSYGESRYRPSLLLRRCDAKGGTLHD encoded by the coding sequence ATGGGCGCACTCGCAAGCAATGTGCAAGTGGCGGTAATTGGCGCCGGCGCCATGGGGGCTGGCATCGCCCAGGTCGCGGCCCAGGCCGGTCACCCGGTGAAACTCTACGACAACCGCCCCGGGGCTGCCGCCCAGGCAGTGGCCGGTATTGACCGGCAGCTCGCCCGGCTCGTGGAAAAAGGGAAATTACAGGCCGTCGAGCGCGAAATGATCAGCCTCCGGTTGAGCCCGGTCGATACGCTCGACGCATTGGCTGATGCCGGCCTGGTGATCGAAGCCATCGTCGAGAACCTGCAGGTCAAGCAGGCGCTGTTCAGTCAGCTTGAAGCCCTGTGCGCGGCTGATTGCGTTATCGCCAGCAACACTTCGTCGCTCTCGATCACCAGCCTTGCTACCGGCCTTGCACGCCCGCAGCAAGTGGTCGGCATGCACTTCTTCAACCCGGCGCCGTTGATGGCGCTGGTCGAGGTGGTGTCGGGCCTGGCAACCGAACCTGCCGTGGCCGCCTGTATCTACGACACTGCCCGGGCCTGGGGCAAGCAGCCTGTACACACACGTTCGACACCCGGCTTTATCGTCAACCGAGTCGCGCGACCTTTCTATGCCGAAAGCCTGCGCCTGCTACAGGAAGGCGCAGCCGATTGTGCCAGCCTTGATGCACTGCTCCGTGATGCGGGTGGTTTCCGCATGGGCGCATTCGAGCTTACCGACCTGATCGGCCATGACGTCAACTACGCGGTGACTTGCTCGGTGTTCGATGCCTTCTATGGGGATTTCCGCTTTCAGCCGTCACTGGTTCAAAAGGAGCTGGTGGATGCCGGCCGCCTCGGCCGCAAGACGGGCCAAGGCTTCTATAGCTACGCCGACGGCGCGCAGCGCCCAGCGCCGGCTGAGCTGCACAGCCCTGCCAGCGCCGAAACCTGCGTTATCGAGGGGCACCTGGGTGTGCTGCAGCCACTGGTTGAGCGCCTGCGCCATAGCGGCATTGCCGTCACCCTGCGCGCCGGCAGCGGCGTGATCCTGGTCGGTGATGCCACCCTGGCATTGTCTGATGGACGCCTCGCCAGCCAGCGCGCACGTGAAGATGGCCTGCGCAACCTGGTGCTGCTCGATCTCGCGCTGAACTACAGCACTGCCTCGCGCATTGCCATCAGTTGGTCGGCCGACACCACCGAAAGCGCTCGCGACCAGGCGGTGGCCTTATTGCAGCGAGCCGGCTTCAAGGTCACTGCGGTCGCTGACCTGCCCGGATTGGTGGTGCTGCGTACTGTGGCAATGCTGGCCAACGAGGCCGCCGATGCCGTGCTACAGGGTGTCGGCAGCGCCGCTGACATCGACCTGGCCATGCGCGCCGGTGTCAATTATCCCTGCGGCCCGTTGGCCTGGGCTGCGCATATCGGTATTGCCCACACCCTGCGCGTGCTCGACAACCTGCAGCGCAGTTACGGCGAAAGCCGCTACCGCCCTTCTCTACTGCTGCGCCGCTGTGACGCCAAAGGAGGCACCCTGCATGACTGA
- the paaG gene encoding 2-(1,2-epoxy-1,2-dihydrophenyl)acetyl-CoA isomerase PaaG, giving the protein MTFQHILFSIEDGVALLSLNRPEQLNSFNTAMHLEVREALKQVRQSTDARVLLLTAEGRGFCAGQDLSDRNVAPGAEMPDLGESIDKFYNPLVRTLRDLPLPVICAVNGVAAGAGANIPLACDVVLAARSASFIQAFCRIGLVPDSGGTWLLPRLVGMARAKALAMLGERLGAEQAQQWGLIHSVVDDAALRDEALTLARQLATQPTYGLALIKRGLNASFDNGFDEQLELERDLQRLAGRSEDYREGVSAFMNKRAPAFKGC; this is encoded by the coding sequence ATGACTTTCCAGCACATCCTGTTTTCCATCGAGGACGGCGTCGCCCTCCTTTCTTTGAACCGCCCCGAGCAACTGAACAGCTTCAACACCGCCATGCACCTGGAAGTGCGCGAAGCACTCAAGCAGGTTCGCCAGAGCACTGATGCGCGGGTGCTGCTGCTGACGGCTGAAGGCCGCGGCTTCTGCGCCGGCCAGGACCTGTCCGACCGCAACGTTGCCCCAGGCGCCGAAATGCCTGACCTGGGCGAGTCGATCGACAAATTCTACAACCCCTTGGTGCGCACCTTGCGCGACCTGCCGCTGCCGGTGATCTGTGCGGTAAACGGTGTGGCCGCTGGCGCCGGTGCCAACATCCCGCTCGCCTGCGACGTGGTGCTGGCCGCCCGCTCGGCCAGCTTCATCCAGGCGTTTTGCAGGATCGGCCTGGTGCCGGATTCTGGCGGTACCTGGCTGTTGCCGCGCCTGGTCGGCATGGCGCGGGCAAAAGCCCTGGCCATGTTGGGCGAGCGCCTTGGCGCCGAGCAGGCTCAGCAATGGGGGCTGATCCATAGTGTGGTGGACGATGCTGCACTGCGTGACGAAGCCCTTACCCTCGCGCGTCAACTGGCCACCCAGCCCACCTATGGCCTGGCGCTGATCAAGCGCGGGCTCAATGCCAGCTTCGACAACGGCTTCGATGAACAGCTGGAACTCGAGCGCGACCTGCAGCGCCTGGCCGGGCGCAGCGAGGACTACCGTGAAGGCGTGAGCGCTTTCATGAACAAGCGCGCTCCTGCATTCAAGGGGTGCTGA
- a CDS encoding 2,3-dehydroadipyl-CoA hydratase has protein sequence MPRYLDVRAPENGVQLITLQRPEALNALCTELLAELATALDAAAQNDQTGAVVVTGSRKAFAAGADIGEMAERDLVGILNDPRVAHWQRIAAFSKPLIAAVNGYALGGGCELVMCADIVIAGTDARFGQPEINLGIIPGAGGTQRLLRAVGKPLAMQMVLTGEAITANHAQQAGLVSEVTQPEFTVERALQVARSIAAKAPLAVRLAKEALLKAGDTDLASGLRFERHAFTLLAGTADRDEGIRAFQEKRQARFQGR, from the coding sequence ATGCCGCGATATCTCGATGTGCGGGCGCCGGAAAACGGCGTTCAGCTCATAACCCTGCAACGGCCCGAGGCACTGAACGCCCTGTGCACCGAGTTACTGGCAGAGCTGGCCACTGCGCTGGATGCAGCCGCACAGAATGACCAGACGGGCGCTGTGGTGGTGACCGGCAGCCGCAAGGCATTCGCCGCAGGCGCTGACATTGGTGAGATGGCCGAGCGCGACCTGGTTGGCATCCTCAATGACCCTCGGGTAGCTCACTGGCAACGTATCGCCGCCTTTTCCAAGCCACTGATTGCTGCAGTCAACGGCTATGCCCTGGGTGGTGGCTGCGAGCTGGTGATGTGCGCCGACATCGTTATCGCCGGTACCGACGCCCGCTTCGGCCAGCCGGAGATCAACCTCGGCATCATCCCCGGCGCCGGCGGCACCCAGCGCCTGTTGCGTGCCGTCGGTAAGCCGCTGGCCATGCAGATGGTGCTGACCGGTGAAGCGATCACCGCCAACCACGCCCAGCAAGCCGGCTTGGTCAGCGAAGTTACCCAGCCCGAATTCACCGTAGAACGCGCGCTGCAGGTCGCCCGCAGCATCGCTGCCAAGGCGCCGCTGGCCGTGCGCCTGGCCAAGGAGGCGCTACTGAAGGCAGGTGATACCGACCTGGCCAGCGGTCTGCGCTTTGAGCGCCATGCATTCACCCTGCTGGCGGGCACGGCCGACCGTGACGAAGGTATTCGCGCCTTCCAGGAAAAGCGCCAGGCCCGCTTCCAAGGCCGCTGA